Sequence from the Sphingomonas koreensis genome:
ATGACCGGCGTCTCGGTCGAGGACTATCAGGCGATGATGAAGGCAGGCGGCCGCTCGCCGGAAGGCAACCGATCGAAGAGGGAGAGGCGCTGATGGCCCGCATCACCGCTGGCGTGGCATCGAGCCATGTGCCCCTGCTCGGCGTCGCGCATGATCTCGGCAAGGACCGGGACGACTATTTCGGCCCGATCTTCGCAGGATATGACTGGACGCGCGAATGGGAGAAGGCCGAAAAGCCCGACGTCGTCGTGCTGGTCTATAACGACCATGCCAGCGCATTCGACATGAAGATCATCCCCACCTTCGCAATCGGCTGCGGCGAGCGCTATGCTCCCGCGGACGAGGGCTGGGGTCCGCGCAAAGTGCCCGACGTGCATGGCCATCCGGACCTGGCCTGGCATATCGCGCAGAGCCTGATCCTCGACGAGTTCGACATGACGATCATCAACGAGATGGACGTCGATCACGGGCTGACCGTGCCGCTGTCGATGATGTTCGGCCACGTGCCAGAATGGCCCTGCAAGGTGATCCCGCTAGCGGTCAACGTCGTCACCTACCCCCCGCCTTCGGGCAATCGCTGCTGGGCTCTGGGCGAAGCGATCGCGCGTGCGGTGGCGAGCTTCCCAGAGGAGCTGAACGTACAGGTCTGGGGCACCGGCGGCATGAGCCACCAGCTGCAGGGACCCCGCGCCGGACTGATCAACAGGGAATGGGACAATAACTTCCTCGACGGGCTGGTCGGCGCGAGCGAGCATCTGCGCCACGTCCCACATATCGAGTATCTCCGCGAAACCGGCAGCGAAGGCATCGAAATGGTGATGTGGCTGATCATGCGCGGCGCGCTGGGCAAGCGCACCGCCATGCTCCACCGTCACTATCATGTGCCGTGCAGCAACACCGCCATCGGGCATCTCGTGCTGCGGCCCGACAACGGCGAAGGACTCGACATGACGGGCAGCGGCGCCGCCCCGCTCGCCGCAGAATGACCTTCCAACACTGGAGACAGACATGAAGATCGCACTCGCAGGCGCCGGCGCATTCGGCGAAAAGCATCTCGACGGCCTGAGGAACATCGACGGGGTCGAGGTGATCTCGGTGGTCGGGCGGCGCCTGGAACCGACCCAGAAGGTCGCCGACAAATATGGCATCCCGCACGCAACCACCGAGCTGGTCGAGGCGCTGGAGCAGCCAGGGCTGGATGCGGTAATTTTGTGCACGCCGACACAGATGCACGCCGCCCAGGCGATCCAGTGCATGGACGCGGGCAAGCATGTGCAGGTCGAGATCCCGCTGTGCGACAGCCTGGCCGATGGCGAGGCGGTGCTG
This genomic interval carries:
- a CDS encoding class III extradiol dioxygenase subunit beta; protein product: MARITAGVASSHVPLLGVAHDLGKDRDDYFGPIFAGYDWTREWEKAEKPDVVVLVYNDHASAFDMKIIPTFAIGCGERYAPADEGWGPRKVPDVHGHPDLAWHIAQSLILDEFDMTIINEMDVDHGLTVPLSMMFGHVPEWPCKVIPLAVNVVTYPPPSGNRCWALGEAIARAVASFPEELNVQVWGTGGMSHQLQGPRAGLINREWDNNFLDGLVGASEHLRHVPHIEYLRETGSEGIEMVMWLIMRGALGKRTAMLHRHYHVPCSNTAIGHLVLRPDNGEGLDMTGSGAAPLAAE